From Nitrospirota bacterium, a single genomic window includes:
- the trmFO gene encoding methylenetetrahydrofolate--tRNA-(uracil(54)-C(5))-methyltransferase (FADH(2)-oxidizing) TrmFO, with the protein MRDDIVIIGGGLAGSEAAWQAANRGAKVTLYEMRPKETTQAHKTGGLAELVCSNSLGSTDPMNAPGILKEEMRRLNSLIIKVADEVRVPAGSALAVDRDLFSLKITQALESHPNIRILREEIAEIPTDCLCILATGPLTSDKLSQAIAQLTHTKHLYFYDAISPIVDADSVNMDVAFLASRYGKGGDDYLNCPMDEATYNAFYAALLAAEKVQPKEFEKAAYFEGCIPIEVMAERGRQTMQFGPLKPVGLENPKTGKRAYAVVQLRTENAHRSCYNLVGFQTKLTYGEQKRVFRMIPGLEQAEFLRYGSLHRNTFINSPQLLRNTLQFKARGTLFFAGQLVGVEGYTDSAAMGGLAGINAARGLAGLPLVTPPPTTAHGCLTTYITTADPRHFQPMNTNFGLFPPLATPTRDKESKRRLTGQRALEDLTAWMTQFELS; encoded by the coding sequence ATGCGCGACGACATTGTCATTATCGGCGGCGGTCTGGCCGGATCTGAAGCAGCATGGCAGGCCGCCAATCGTGGCGCGAAAGTCACGCTCTATGAAATGCGCCCCAAGGAAACGACGCAAGCGCACAAGACCGGCGGCTTAGCCGAGCTGGTCTGTTCCAATTCGCTCGGCTCGACGGACCCGATGAATGCGCCCGGCATCTTGAAAGAAGAGATGCGCCGGCTCAACTCGCTCATTATCAAGGTGGCAGACGAAGTGCGGGTGCCGGCCGGATCGGCCCTGGCCGTCGATCGCGACCTGTTCTCACTCAAGATTACCCAGGCGCTCGAAAGCCACCCGAACATTCGCATTTTGCGCGAGGAGATCGCCGAGATCCCGACAGACTGTCTCTGCATTCTGGCGACCGGGCCTCTGACATCCGACAAACTGTCTCAGGCCATCGCGCAATTGACCCATACGAAACATTTATATTTTTATGATGCGATCTCTCCGATCGTGGACGCCGACTCCGTCAATATGGACGTCGCATTCCTGGCCTCCCGGTACGGCAAAGGCGGAGACGATTATCTCAACTGCCCCATGGATGAAGCGACCTACAATGCCTTCTACGCCGCGTTGCTGGCAGCGGAAAAGGTGCAGCCCAAAGAATTCGAAAAGGCCGCCTACTTCGAAGGCTGCATCCCCATTGAGGTAATGGCCGAACGGGGCCGCCAGACCATGCAGTTCGGTCCGTTGAAGCCGGTGGGCCTGGAAAATCCCAAGACGGGGAAGCGAGCCTATGCGGTGGTGCAGCTCCGGACGGAAAACGCCCATCGCTCCTGCTACAACCTCGTGGGGTTCCAGACCAAACTGACCTACGGGGAACAGAAGCGGGTGTTTCGCATGATTCCCGGCCTGGAGCAGGCGGAGTTTCTCCGCTACGGCAGCCTGCATCGCAACACCTTTATCAATTCGCCTCAGCTCCTGCGCAACACCCTCCAGTTCAAGGCGCGCGGCACCCTCTTCTTTGCGGGGCAGCTGGTCGGCGTCGAAGGCTATACGGACTCGGCCGCGATGGGAGGGCTGGCCGGCATCAACGCCGCCCGAGGTCTGGCAGGATTGCCCTTGGTCACGCCGCCACCCACCACGGCGCATGGCTGTCTCACAACGTACATCACGACCGCAGACCCTCGGCACTTTCAGCCAATGAATACGAACTTCGGGCTCTTTCCTCCCCTTGCCACCCCGACGAGAGACAAGGAGAGCAAACGACGGCTCACCGGACAACGGGCGCTTGAGGACCTGACGGCATGGATGACGCAATTCGAGCTTTCATGA
- a CDS encoding tetratricopeptide repeat protein, with protein MRASGAASLRLWLVCGLGLSLLLSACETAAPKPNLPPSESDLFLLKSATICAAKSDFLKTHPVSALKTQAWGSGQELMLPADQSPSHGDESYFFDEDGLLVGALFTFSSGLDLESYPVLRQTLTLLKPALEFYLNVANLSSKTSMASSVLYETGDEKSTTQYLVLGTSEQSALLQASITIDPYARLFSPYRREFLERLRRPSSQKPGQQLDSQGAEDKEPFLSLQQFARGQTAQLSYCGLQNYDIAANAYQKAIASGFTSKVWQAEVHHKLGLAWEGKGQHEKAKGELLQSLAIRPNTPEILNNLGTVYGKLGEKANALASFEKAVILRPNYAIARYNLAEAIESTNPRRAILEYETYLALVEGIPEEASRIALVKQRVKALKQ; from the coding sequence ATGAGAGCGTCTGGTGCCGCGTCCCTTCGGCTGTGGCTGGTCTGTGGGTTGGGGCTAAGCCTCTTGCTGAGCGCCTGCGAAACGGCAGCTCCCAAACCGAACCTCCCACCATCGGAAAGCGATCTATTTCTTCTGAAATCCGCAACTATCTGTGCGGCTAAGTCAGACTTTCTCAAGACCCATCCTGTTTCTGCGCTCAAGACGCAAGCCTGGGGCTCAGGCCAAGAGTTGATGCTGCCTGCCGATCAAAGCCCCTCCCATGGCGATGAATCTTATTTCTTCGATGAAGATGGGCTGTTGGTCGGAGCCCTCTTTACCTTTTCGTCAGGCCTCGACCTGGAGTCTTACCCGGTCCTCCGCCAGACCCTGACGTTGCTGAAGCCTGCATTGGAGTTTTATCTCAACGTGGCGAATCTGTCTTCCAAGACGAGCATGGCGTCGAGTGTCCTCTATGAAACGGGCGATGAGAAATCCACGACGCAATATTTGGTCCTTGGCACGAGCGAGCAGTCGGCATTGCTCCAGGCCTCGATCACGATCGACCCCTACGCGCGATTGTTCTCACCCTATCGACGCGAATTCTTAGAACGGTTGCGCCGTCCAAGCAGTCAGAAGCCTGGGCAACAGCTCGACAGCCAAGGTGCGGAGGACAAGGAACCGTTCCTGTCGCTCCAGCAATTTGCGCGCGGACAAACCGCACAGCTGTCCTACTGCGGGCTCCAGAACTACGATATCGCAGCGAATGCCTATCAGAAAGCGATTGCGAGCGGCTTTACGAGTAAGGTGTGGCAGGCAGAGGTGCATCACAAGCTGGGCCTGGCATGGGAAGGGAAGGGGCAGCACGAGAAGGCCAAGGGGGAGCTGCTGCAGTCGCTGGCCATCAGGCCCAACACTCCGGAAATTTTGAACAACCTCGGCACGGTCTACGGCAAGCTGGGAGAGAAGGCGAACGCGCTGGCCTCCTTCGAGAAGGCCGTCATCCTTCGGCCTAATTACGCCATCGCCCGCTACAACCTGGCCGAAGCCATCGAGTCCACGAACCCCAGGCGCGCCATTCTGGAATACGAGACCTATCTCGCCTTGGTCGAAGGTATCCCAGAGGAAGCCAGTCGGATCGCTCTCGTTAAACAGCGAGTGAAGGCGCTCAAACAGTAA
- a CDS encoding tyrosine recombinase XerC, with protein sequence MDDAIRAFMTFLGVERHASHETVRNYGSDLRQFHVFMKAEQPGLPKLDPATVKTESIRAYLYWLDRKQEKSTSIARKLASLRSFYRYLQRAGQVGLNPAETIRTPKQPKHLPRVLTKDDAAALMDFPAGQADSSLRDCALLETLYSTGARVSELVGINLEDLRLSEGLVHLRGKGRKERIVPVGEVALTAIHNYRAALKPSAINRQPSAPVFLNLRGGRLTTRSVARIVASYSNRLAGGSVSPHTLRHSFATHLLDEGADLRSIQEMLGHVSLSTTQKYTHLATDQLLAVYDKTHPRAGRATTLRSVKDGKP encoded by the coding sequence ATGGATGACGCAATTCGAGCTTTCATGACCTTCCTGGGAGTGGAACGTCATGCGTCACATGAAACCGTGCGCAACTACGGTTCGGACCTCCGCCAGTTTCATGTCTTCATGAAGGCGGAACAGCCGGGGCTGCCGAAGCTCGATCCCGCTACGGTGAAGACGGAGTCCATCAGAGCCTACCTGTATTGGCTGGACCGCAAGCAGGAAAAAAGCACCTCGATCGCCAGGAAGCTCGCCTCCCTTCGCAGCTTCTATCGCTATCTGCAGCGAGCGGGCCAGGTAGGCTTGAACCCGGCCGAAACCATCAGAACGCCGAAGCAGCCCAAGCATCTGCCTCGTGTCTTGACCAAGGACGACGCAGCAGCGCTGATGGACTTCCCTGCCGGACAAGCAGACTCCTCGCTCCGAGACTGCGCCTTATTGGAAACGCTCTATTCGACCGGGGCGCGCGTGAGCGAACTCGTGGGGATCAACCTCGAAGATCTCCGTCTGTCCGAGGGGCTGGTCCATCTGCGAGGGAAAGGCCGGAAGGAACGTATCGTACCGGTCGGAGAAGTGGCCCTTACGGCCATCCACAACTATCGTGCTGCATTAAAGCCATCAGCCATCAATCGGCAGCCGTCCGCTCCCGTCTTTTTGAACCTGCGAGGGGGGCGGTTGACGACCAGGAGTGTGGCTCGCATCGTGGCCAGCTATTCGAACCGATTGGCAGGAGGCTCCGTGAGTCCCCACACCCTGCGCCATTCCTTTGCCACCCATCTCCTCGATGAGGGAGCCGATCTGCGATCGATTCAAGAAATGCTGGGGCATGTGTCCTTGAGTACGACACAAAAGTACACGCACCTGGCAACAGACCAGCTCCTGGCCGTCTACGATAAGACCCATCCGAGAGCCGGCCGCGCCACCACCCTACGTTCCGTCAAAGACGGCAAACCATGA
- a CDS encoding YbaB/EbfC family nucleoid-associated protein yields MKNPLANMGNILKQAQAMQAQMAKVQEQASVKTVTGTAGGGSVTVTANGAMQLLGIVIDPEVVKSGDVEMVQDLVMAASNDALQKAREMMANEMKAVTGGMNVPGLF; encoded by the coding sequence ATGAAAAATCCGTTAGCGAATATGGGGAATATTCTGAAGCAGGCGCAGGCGATGCAGGCGCAAATGGCAAAGGTGCAGGAACAGGCTTCGGTGAAAACCGTCACCGGAACGGCCGGCGGTGGCAGCGTGACGGTCACGGCCAATGGGGCGATGCAGCTGCTCGGCATCGTGATCGATCCCGAAGTCGTGAAAAGCGGCGACGTAGAGATGGTGCAGGACCTGGTCATGGCGGCATCGAACGACGCCCTCCAGAAAGCGCGCGAGATGATGGCGAATGAGATGAAGGCAGTGACCGGCGGGATGAATGTCCCCGGATTATTCTAG
- a CDS encoding AsmA family protein produces the protein MQMRIFIGLGVLVVLLLAILLALPFLVDLNQYQDRYKPLIEEALNRKMVLQDVRLTIWPRLGVRVAGVTVQEDPAFGAGPFASFTSLDVGVKLLPLLSRKVEVEEVTLRDPLIAVIKNRKGEMNLSTIGTRIPVASAPGRPEAPSQPAANPLQVLALLAVDRFSITGGAITYRDDSTLEPMEYRVNDLELLLRSVHLGATPTLHLAATLQPYNIPVKLDGSAGPLTETFDLRQFMFDLGLGKMAMVVKGSLVGGNLAATLTAPLIKSSDLPIALPLTKPVQIKDFHATVKAQYPLPPGGAAEQLVDIHDLGFAVAMGQSLLTVQGHGAGGRLTITVTAPSINTADLPIELSLKKPIEIKALQLSAELKGQDVRVNNLSLQLFGGTIKAVGGVTAGSLAPPFHGKVTVEGLQLGPALDALGSSQISASGTAGLELAVSGRGFSMSDLTKALEATGHIGVSQGKIEGVNLIQEVVARLNAPGLTLDNPKATVFSTAETDLAVKDGIVNIQRLLMESHDFQATGGGTVGFDQSLNLKLALNLSPSLSRKIAGALQATRLAFVGGRLSVPVTITGTTQAPSYGVDLRALTGRVQGQVKEQLKGAIGDLLGGSPKSQDLKQKGQDFLKGLLGR, from the coding sequence ATGCAGATGAGAATTTTCATCGGGCTGGGTGTCCTGGTTGTCCTTTTGCTGGCCATTCTCCTCGCGTTGCCCTTTCTCGTCGACCTGAACCAGTATCAAGACCGGTACAAGCCGCTGATCGAAGAGGCGCTCAACCGCAAGATGGTCCTTCAGGACGTCCGGTTGACCATCTGGCCACGGCTGGGTGTTCGTGTGGCAGGGGTTACGGTGCAGGAGGATCCCGCATTTGGCGCCGGTCCCTTTGCGTCGTTCACCTCGCTCGACGTGGGCGTGAAACTGCTGCCGCTCCTGAGCCGGAAGGTCGAAGTTGAAGAGGTGACGCTGCGCGACCCGCTCATCGCCGTCATCAAGAACCGCAAGGGCGAGATGAATCTGTCGACAATCGGGACGCGCATCCCCGTAGCCTCCGCCCCTGGGCGACCAGAGGCCCCGTCTCAACCAGCTGCCAACCCGTTGCAAGTGCTGGCCCTGCTGGCGGTGGATCGTTTCTCTATTACAGGGGGCGCCATTACCTATCGCGATGATTCCACGCTTGAACCGATGGAATATAGGGTCAACGACCTTGAGCTGTTGCTCAGATCTGTACATCTGGGCGCGACCCCCACCCTGCATCTTGCCGCGACCCTGCAGCCCTACAATATCCCGGTGAAGTTGGACGGCTCGGCCGGCCCGCTCACCGAGACGTTCGATCTGAGGCAGTTCATGTTCGACCTCGGTCTGGGCAAGATGGCGATGGTCGTGAAGGGCAGCCTGGTTGGCGGGAACCTCGCTGCCACATTGACGGCTCCCTTGATCAAGAGTTCTGACCTGCCGATTGCGCTCCCCCTTACGAAGCCGGTCCAGATCAAGGATTTTCATGCCACGGTGAAAGCCCAATATCCGTTGCCGCCCGGAGGAGCAGCCGAGCAACTCGTCGATATCCATGATCTCGGTTTCGCGGTGGCCATGGGCCAATCCCTGCTGACGGTACAGGGCCACGGAGCCGGTGGTCGTCTGACCATTACGGTCACGGCGCCCTCGATCAATACGGCGGATCTCCCGATCGAGCTGTCCCTGAAGAAGCCCATCGAAATTAAAGCGCTGCAACTCTCCGCTGAGCTCAAGGGGCAAGACGTTCGCGTCAACAACCTGTCGCTGCAGCTTTTCGGTGGCACGATCAAGGCGGTTGGAGGGGTGACGGCGGGAAGTCTTGCTCCCCCCTTCCACGGGAAAGTCACTGTGGAAGGGTTGCAGCTTGGCCCGGCGCTCGATGCGCTCGGTTCCTCGCAGATCTCCGCCAGCGGAACTGCCGGGCTTGAACTTGCTGTCAGCGGCCGGGGGTTTTCAATGTCTGACTTGACGAAGGCCTTGGAGGCGACCGGCCACATTGGCGTGAGTCAGGGAAAGATCGAAGGCGTGAATCTGATTCAGGAAGTAGTGGCGCGCCTCAATGCTCCTGGTCTCACCCTGGACAATCCCAAAGCGACGGTCTTCTCGACGGCCGAAACGGACCTGGCCGTCAAGGACGGCATCGTGAACATCCAGCGGCTTCTGATGGAGAGCCATGACTTTCAAGCTACGGGAGGGGGAACTGTCGGGTTCGACCAATCGCTCAACCTCAAGCTCGCGCTCAATCTCTCGCCGTCGCTGAGCCGGAAAATCGCGGGAGCCCTGCAGGCTACACGGCTGGCCTTTGTCGGAGGTCGTTTGAGTGTGCCTGTAACGATTACCGGCACGACCCAAGCCCCCTCCTATGGCGTGGACCTGCGTGCGCTCACAGGCAGGGTTCAGGGACAGGTGAAGGAACAGCTCAAGGGGGCTATCGGAGACTTGCTGGGCGGATCGCCGAAATCCCAGGACTTAAAACAAAAGGGGCAGGACTTCTTGAAGGGGTTATTAGGAAGATAG
- a CDS encoding TraR/DksA C4-type zinc finger protein, with product MKAISSAKRIASAPAATQPVARTRRATIAAVEGKYDAIRRDLEQQRRTILNEVVEGLTSSNSQETFPDVSDQASAEAEQHFSMRIREREQRLVKKIDEALARMDMNIYGICERCEEEIPYPRLKARPVTTLCIDCKTLEEQEEKSRR from the coding sequence ATGAAAGCAATATCTTCCGCCAAACGCATTGCATCCGCTCCCGCAGCGACACAACCTGTCGCTCGCACACGCCGCGCCACAATCGCAGCCGTCGAAGGAAAGTACGACGCGATTCGTCGCGACCTGGAGCAGCAGCGCCGGACCATTTTGAATGAAGTGGTCGAGGGCCTGACCAGTTCAAATAGTCAGGAGACCTTCCCTGATGTCAGCGATCAGGCGTCGGCGGAGGCCGAACAGCACTTTTCGATGAGGATTCGCGAGCGCGAGCAACGGTTGGTCAAGAAGATCGATGAAGCGCTGGCTCGAATGGACATGAACATCTACGGCATCTGCGAACGCTGCGAAGAAGAGATTCCCTATCCACGACTCAAAGCCCGTCCCGTCACCACCCTCTGTATCGACTGCAAGACGCTCGAAGAACAAGAAGAGAAGAGCCGGCGCTAA
- the argB gene encoding acetylglutamate kinase, with protein MNKLIKKADVLIEALPYIRTFKGKTIVIKYGGHAMTDTLLKERFAQDVVLLKYVGLNPVIVHGGGPQIDKMLQRLGIEAKFRHGVRVTDDATMEIVEMVLAGKINMEIVDLLNRHGGLAVGLSGKDGGLILSRPLTAKAWAASLDKDLDDGEGDVDFGLVGEVQSIDPTLVLKLQQDNYIPVIAPIGTDREGNTYNINADLVAGAMAAALGAEKLVMMTDVKGIRDANGRHLSTVSRKDTQRMVKKGTISEGMLPKVHACLDALGGGVGKAHIIDGRIPHAILLEVFTRKGIGTEITS; from the coding sequence ATGAACAAACTGATCAAGAAAGCGGACGTGCTGATCGAAGCCTTGCCCTACATTCGCACGTTCAAGGGCAAGACCATCGTGATTAAATATGGCGGCCACGCCATGACCGACACGCTGCTGAAAGAACGCTTCGCCCAGGATGTCGTGCTCTTGAAGTACGTGGGCCTCAATCCGGTGATCGTGCATGGAGGAGGCCCGCAAATCGACAAGATGCTCCAGCGCTTGGGCATTGAAGCCAAATTTCGCCATGGGGTGCGGGTCACGGATGATGCCACGATGGAAATCGTGGAGATGGTCTTGGCCGGCAAGATCAACATGGAAATCGTTGACCTCTTGAATCGCCATGGAGGCCTCGCGGTCGGGTTGAGCGGCAAAGACGGCGGGCTCATCCTATCGCGCCCCCTCACGGCCAAAGCCTGGGCTGCCAGCCTGGACAAGGATCTGGATGACGGAGAGGGGGACGTGGATTTCGGCTTGGTGGGAGAAGTCCAGTCCATCGACCCGACGCTGGTGCTTAAGCTCCAACAGGACAATTACATTCCCGTGATCGCGCCGATCGGCACAGACCGTGAAGGCAACACCTACAACATCAATGCCGACCTCGTGGCCGGCGCGATGGCCGCGGCGCTGGGAGCGGAAAAACTGGTGATGATGACCGACGTGAAGGGCATTCGCGATGCGAATGGACGCCACCTCTCGACGGTCTCGCGCAAAGACACACAACGGATGGTGAAGAAGGGCACGATCAGCGAAGGGATGTTGCCCAAAGTGCATGCCTGCCTGGATGCGCTCGGTGGCGGCGTCGGCAAGGCCCATATCATCGACGGCCGCATACCCCACGCGATTCTCCTCGAAGTGTTCACGCGCAAGGGTATCGGGACCGAGATCACCTCGTAG
- the recR gene encoding recombination mediator RecR, translating to MAVDQQGLLARLVRELVRLPGIGQKTAQRLAFHVLKAEREEALRLADAIRAVKDGLSFCRQCRNIAEGELCEFCLDPKRDQTRILVVEEPSTTYAIERAGAYRGLYHVLLGALSPLDGVGPSDIRAEELVDRVKLGGIQEVILATSPTIEGEATAIYLTNQLKPLGTRVSRIAYGIPVGMDIEYADDVTLLKSIEGRRDL from the coding sequence ATGGCAGTTGATCAGCAGGGACTCCTCGCGCGGTTGGTGCGCGAATTGGTTCGTCTCCCCGGCATCGGACAAAAGACGGCGCAGCGACTGGCCTTTCACGTCTTGAAAGCCGAGCGCGAAGAGGCGCTCCGCTTGGCCGACGCCATTCGTGCCGTGAAGGACGGGCTTTCTTTTTGCCGCCAATGCCGGAACATTGCCGAAGGGGAGCTCTGCGAGTTTTGCCTCGACCCCAAACGGGACCAGACGCGAATTCTGGTGGTGGAGGAACCGAGTACGACCTATGCCATAGAGCGGGCCGGCGCCTACCGCGGCCTATACCATGTGTTGCTCGGCGCCTTATCCCCGCTCGACGGCGTCGGGCCTTCCGATATCAGGGCCGAGGAATTGGTCGATCGGGTGAAGCTCGGGGGGATTCAGGAAGTGATCCTCGCGACGAGTCCGACGATCGAGGGCGAGGCGACCGCCATCTATTTAACCAACCAGCTGAAACCCCTTGGCACCCGGGTCTCCCGTATTGCCTATGGCATTCCGGTCGGGATGGACATCGAATATGCCGACGACGTGACGCTGCTCAAGTCGATCGAAGGCCGTCGCGACCTTTAG
- a CDS encoding M20/M25/M40 family metallo-hydrolase: MVNQRPRIQRHLNALVGERHPETSPRALRKAAHYLTTQLAKCGWAASGQLVQAWGKTYRNVVATKYPDRPGQGPELPPLLIGAHYDTVSGSPGADDNASGLVVLLEVAARLQARPLARPIWLVAFCLEEQDRLGSQAFAARLKREGRKLAGAIILECVGFARSEEGTQQTPPGVPITVPTQGDFLAMVGNEASRSLVAQLEQEARLKTLSLIVPGRGEAIPHTRRSDHASFWDADYPAVMLTDTANFRNPHYHRETDTMDTLNLEFLSNVATMVTATAIRIAGVRP; encoded by the coding sequence GTGGTGAACCAACGCCCCAGAATCCAACGCCATCTCAACGCCCTCGTCGGCGAGCGGCACCCTGAGACGAGTCCCCGCGCGCTACGGAAGGCGGCGCACTATCTGACGACGCAGTTGGCCAAGTGCGGATGGGCCGCCAGCGGCCAGCTCGTGCAGGCCTGGGGCAAGACCTATCGCAATGTGGTGGCAACCAAGTATCCGGACCGTCCAGGGCAAGGACCGGAGCTGCCCCCGCTCCTGATCGGAGCCCACTACGACACCGTATCCGGCTCGCCTGGCGCTGATGATAATGCGAGCGGACTCGTGGTGCTCCTCGAAGTGGCTGCACGTCTACAAGCGAGGCCCCTCGCGCGACCCATCTGGCTCGTGGCCTTCTGCCTTGAAGAGCAGGATCGGCTGGGAAGTCAGGCCTTCGCAGCCCGATTGAAACGCGAAGGCCGCAAATTGGCCGGCGCGATCATTTTGGAATGTGTCGGGTTCGCCAGGAGCGAGGAGGGCACACAGCAGACGCCGCCAGGCGTGCCCATCACAGTGCCGACTCAGGGAGATTTTCTTGCGATGGTAGGCAACGAAGCCTCACGGTCTTTAGTGGCGCAGCTTGAACAAGAGGCCCGACTCAAGACACTCTCCTTGATCGTGCCAGGCAGAGGGGAGGCCATCCCCCATACCAGACGCAGCGACCATGCCTCCTTCTGGGATGCAGACTATCCAGCCGTCATGTTGACCGATACGGCGAATTTCAGAAATCCTCATTACCATCGTGAGACCGATACCATGGACACCTTGAATCTCGAATTTCTCTCCAACGTGGCGACAATGGTCACCGCGACCGCGATTCGCATTGCGGGAGTACGGCCATGA
- the dnaX gene encoding DNA polymerase III subunit gamma/tau, producing the protein MDYQVSARKYRPGTFDDVIGQPHVVQTLVNSITTKRIAQAYLFSGSRGVGKTTVARILAKALNCEQGQTGTPCGTCSNCLEIAQGTSVDVMEIDGASNTSVDDVREIRENVKFAAFRGKYRVYIIDEVHMLSNSAFNALLKTLEEPPPHVVFIFATTEIHKIPATILSRCQHYNFRRIARTEIVERLRHVVHQDQIVIEERSLMALARASEGSMRDGLSLLDQAVAFGGKTIVHTDLEALLGAVPQELVRAMIQAITTQESAAALRVLAQLLDQGHDLRAYCAEVVEYLRNMLVVSVVPSPQEQQGLIEAAAEDLAQMAADTKAFSPEQLQELFAIFTQAEDSLRLSAHPRFVLETAAVRATRLLRRANEKPAQAMPPAQAPRPPLQAPARVEKPAPPVRSDNPAPPSALRPPQATAPVPAAPVPARPPVLATATPARSPLPTPSPVRPPSASSEGTATRPVPAPPSEAGRPALTLNWEQLQEEVAGAFSNIAPFLEMGRLVGVDGHVVTIGFSKQATVARGMIEKPDNIAVLTSMCERLSGQTVRLRVVELTEADPPGRTMAELRVSKEKEQKQVLFEQARAHPVVKQALEMFGAELAEVRPVSSQKEIEE; encoded by the coding sequence ATGGATTACCAAGTCTCCGCCAGAAAATACCGGCCCGGCACGTTTGATGACGTGATCGGCCAGCCGCACGTCGTGCAAACGCTGGTCAATTCCATCACCACGAAGCGAATCGCCCAAGCCTATCTCTTTTCCGGGAGCCGCGGCGTGGGGAAGACCACGGTTGCGAGGATTCTCGCCAAAGCGCTCAATTGCGAGCAGGGGCAGACCGGCACGCCCTGCGGCACCTGCTCCAACTGCCTCGAAATTGCGCAAGGCACCTCCGTCGATGTCATGGAGATCGACGGCGCGTCCAACACGAGCGTGGACGATGTGCGCGAGATCCGCGAGAACGTCAAGTTCGCCGCGTTTCGCGGGAAGTACCGGGTCTACATCATCGACGAAGTCCACATGTTGTCGAACTCGGCCTTCAACGCGCTGCTGAAGACCCTGGAGGAGCCGCCCCCGCACGTGGTATTTATTTTCGCCACCACCGAGATCCACAAAATTCCGGCGACGATTCTGTCCCGCTGCCAGCATTACAACTTCCGGCGCATTGCGCGAACCGAGATTGTCGAGCGGCTACGCCATGTGGTCCATCAGGACCAGATCGTCATCGAGGAACGGAGCCTGATGGCGCTCGCCCGGGCCAGCGAAGGCAGCATGCGCGACGGGCTCAGCCTGCTCGACCAGGCAGTGGCCTTCGGCGGCAAGACGATCGTGCATACGGACCTGGAAGCCCTGCTGGGGGCGGTTCCGCAAGAATTGGTGCGCGCCATGATTCAAGCTATTACCACGCAGGAGAGCGCCGCGGCGCTGCGCGTGCTGGCCCAACTGCTGGACCAAGGACACGACCTCCGCGCCTACTGCGCGGAGGTCGTTGAGTATCTGCGCAACATGCTGGTGGTGTCGGTCGTGCCTTCGCCGCAAGAACAGCAGGGCCTGATCGAAGCCGCCGCGGAAGACCTTGCGCAAATGGCGGCTGATACCAAAGCATTCTCACCGGAGCAGCTTCAAGAGCTGTTTGCGATTTTCACACAGGCAGAGGATTCGCTCCGGCTCAGCGCCCATCCCCGATTCGTACTTGAAACGGCGGCGGTACGTGCCACGCGGCTACTGCGTCGCGCGAACGAAAAGCCCGCCCAAGCAATGCCGCCGGCCCAGGCACCACGCCCACCCTTGCAGGCGCCCGCGCGCGTAGAAAAACCAGCGCCGCCCGTTCGCTCAGACAATCCGGCCCCCCCATCGGCGCTGCGGCCTCCACAAGCGACGGCTCCCGTGCCAGCCGCGCCAGTGCCTGCACGACCTCCAGTTCTCGCAACTGCGACGCCCGCACGGAGCCCCCTCCCGACTCCTTCACCTGTCCGGCCTCCCAGCGCCAGCAGTGAAGGGACCGCGACGAGACCTGTCCCTGCTCCACCGAGTGAAGCAGGCCGTCCCGCCCTTACGCTCAATTGGGAGCAGCTTCAAGAGGAAGTGGCCGGAGCCTTTTCCAATATCGCCCCCTTCCTGGAAATGGGGCGGCTCGTCGGCGTGGACGGCCATGTCGTGACGATCGGCTTTTCCAAGCAAGCGACGGTGGCCCGAGGCATGATCGAGAAGCCCGACAATATCGCGGTGCTCACATCGATGTGTGAACGACTGAGCGGGCAGACCGTTCGGCTGCGGGTTGTCGAATTGACCGAGGCGGACCCCCCGGGGCGCACGATGGCAGAGCTCAGGGTGTCAAAAGAAAAAGAACAAAAACAGGTGCTCTTCGAGCAAGCGCGGGCGCATCCGGTCGTCAAGCAGGCGCTGGAGATGTTCGGCGCAGAGCTCGCAGAGGTCAGACCGGTATCGAGCCAGAAGGAGATCGAAGAATGA